In one window of Kitasatospora sp. MMS16-BH015 DNA:
- a CDS encoding aminotransferase class IV, with product MATLDGRDVTPAELQTLALTNYGHFTTMRVEAGRVRGLDLHLARLVRDCRVVFGAELDPDRVRALVKGALPAAALPGAGPSGAGSSGLGEALAVRVTVLDPAIELGTMGAEAHPKLLVTTRPAGPLSGPALTVRSCRFTRDLPEVKGVGLFGMLHQRRLAVRAGYGDALFLDPAGAVCEGSTWNIGFVRGGELVRPEAPALPGTAMALLRGLRPSVTERVAVDGLGGFEAAFATNAVIGVRPIARIDGTGFAADHPVLGELLAAYRDLPGDLL from the coding sequence ATGGCGACACTGGACGGCCGGGACGTGACCCCGGCGGAGCTGCAGACCCTGGCGCTCACCAACTACGGGCACTTCACCACGATGCGCGTCGAGGCCGGCCGCGTCCGGGGCCTCGACCTGCACCTGGCCCGCCTGGTCCGCGACTGCCGGGTGGTCTTCGGCGCCGAGCTCGACCCGGACCGGGTCCGCGCCCTGGTCAAGGGGGCGCTGCCGGCGGCGGCACTGCCGGGGGCGGGGCCGTCGGGGGCGGGGTCGTCTGGGCTGGGGGAGGCGCTGGCCGTCCGGGTCACCGTGCTCGACCCGGCGATCGAGCTCGGCACGATGGGGGCCGAGGCCCACCCGAAGCTGCTGGTGACGACCCGGCCGGCCGGTCCGCTCTCCGGCCCGGCGCTGACCGTCCGCTCCTGCCGGTTCACCCGCGATCTGCCGGAGGTCAAGGGCGTCGGCCTGTTCGGCATGCTGCACCAGCGCCGCCTCGCCGTGCGGGCCGGGTACGGCGACGCGCTCTTCCTCGACCCGGCCGGCGCGGTCTGCGAGGGCAGCACCTGGAACATCGGCTTCGTCCGGGGCGGGGAGCTGGTCCGGCCGGAGGCCCCCGCGCTGCCGGGCACGGCGATGGCGCTGCTCCGGGGCCTGCGGCCCTCCGTCACCGAGCGGGTGGCGGTGGACGGGCTCGGCGGGTTCGAGGCGGCCTTCGCGACCAACGCGGTGATCGGCGTGCGGCCGATCGCCCGGATCGACGGCACCGGGTTCGCGGCCGACCACCCGGTGCTCGGCGAGCTGCTCGCCGCGTACCGCGACCTGCCGGGTGACCTGCTCTGA
- a CDS encoding phosphotransferase family protein: MSSEPVAPATDRACGGPRDVLEWAGGAEVVRPLAGGTHAQTVLLRVGEREVVLRRFPVGDAAARREAVVLRGLAGLGGRAPELVAVDEDGSATGAPSVLISRLPGRAELDPVDPLVAAAQLGRALALVHGVTGAWVGGLRDGFTAARAEGSGPAAGEVAAGVGRLAGQPQVLTHFDFWTGNALWQDGELTGVVDWSGAARAPRGLDVSWCRLDLALLHGPAAAESFLAAYQEAAGAAVAELRLWDLFALTNSHRSVETWVPNYRDLGRADLTAAELRTRHTAWGERRLAGA, encoded by the coding sequence ATGAGCTCCGAGCCGGTTGCACCGGCAACGGATCGTGCCTGCGGTGGTCCCCGGGACGTGCTGGAGTGGGCCGGGGGTGCGGAGGTGGTCCGGCCGTTGGCCGGGGGGACGCATGCGCAGACGGTGCTGCTGCGGGTGGGGGAGCGGGAGGTCGTGCTGCGGCGGTTCCCGGTGGGGGATGCGGCGGCGCGGCGGGAGGCCGTGGTGCTGCGGGGGTTGGCCGGACTCGGCGGCCGGGCACCGGAGTTGGTCGCGGTGGACGAGGACGGGAGTGCGACGGGCGCGCCGTCCGTGCTGATCAGCCGGTTGCCCGGGCGGGCCGAGCTCGATCCGGTGGATCCCCTGGTCGCGGCGGCGCAGCTCGGGCGGGCGCTGGCCCTGGTGCACGGGGTGACCGGGGCGTGGGTCGGTGGGCTGCGGGACGGCTTCACGGCCGCCCGGGCCGAGGGGTCGGGGCCGGCGGCCGGTGAGGTGGCGGCCGGGGTCGGGCGGTTGGCCGGTCAGCCGCAGGTGCTGACGCACTTCGACTTCTGGACCGGCAACGCGCTCTGGCAGGACGGCGAGCTGACCGGGGTGGTCGACTGGTCGGGCGCGGCCCGGGCGCCCCGCGGTCTGGACGTGAGCTGGTGCCGACTCGACCTGGCACTGCTGCACGGCCCGGCCGCGGCCGAGTCCTTCCTCGCGGCGTACCAGGAGGCGGCCGGGGCGGCCGTGGCCGAGCTGCGCCTCTGGGACCTGTTCGCGCTCACCAACTCCCACCGTTCGGTAGAGACTTGGGTGCCGAACTACCGTGACCTGGGCCGAGCCGACCTGACGGCGGCCGAGCTGCGCACCCGGCACACCGCCTGGGGTGAACGGCGGCTGGCCGGCGCCTGA
- a CDS encoding GntR family transcriptional regulator, whose translation MVGGGRPKPQGIAEWAVAELRARIADGEFAPGARLVEDEVCELLGVSRNTLREAFRLLAHERLLVQHHNRGVFVRELTAEDVADLYRVRRLVELSAVQGLQGRPDGLERMAEAMAEAEVAEARQDWRALGTANLHFHQGLAALTGSARVDELMARIIAELRLAFQAMDDPFAFHRRYLERNRLILRLLEAGEGGAAATAIAEYLDEAEDELLKAHRRKPAEGG comes from the coding sequence GTGGTCGGAGGGGGTAGGCCGAAGCCGCAGGGCATCGCCGAATGGGCGGTCGCCGAGCTGCGCGCGCGGATCGCCGATGGGGAGTTCGCCCCTGGCGCCCGGCTGGTGGAGGACGAGGTCTGCGAGCTGCTGGGGGTCTCCCGCAACACCCTGCGCGAGGCCTTCCGGCTGCTGGCGCACGAGCGGCTGCTCGTCCAGCACCACAACCGGGGCGTCTTCGTACGCGAGCTCACCGCCGAGGACGTGGCCGACCTGTACCGCGTGCGCAGGCTGGTCGAGCTGTCCGCGGTCCAGGGCCTGCAGGGCCGCCCCGACGGGCTGGAGCGGATGGCGGAGGCCATGGCGGAGGCGGAGGTCGCGGAGGCCCGGCAGGACTGGCGGGCTCTGGGCACCGCGAACCTGCACTTCCACCAGGGCCTGGCCGCCCTGACCGGCAGCGCCCGGGTGGACGAGCTGATGGCGCGGATCATCGCCGAACTGCGCCTCGCGTTCCAGGCCATGGACGACCCGTTCGCCTTCCACCGGCGCTACCTCGAGCGCAACCGGCTGATCCTGCGCCTGCTGGAGGCCGGCGAGGGCGGGGCGGCGGCGACGGCGATCGCCGAGTACCTGGACGAAGCCGAGGACGAACTCCTCAAGGCCCACCGGCGCAAGCCGGCCGAGGGCGGCTGA
- a CDS encoding putative hydro-lyase, with protein sequence MSAPQDGYDPATLTAARARALFRAGTVSPTAGWALGRTQANLIAVPSDWAADVAEFAELNAAPCPVLERTAPGATTSRLAPGADLRTDLPLYRVWENGELVREVPQVGEEWERHDLVSFLIGCSFTFEAALLDAGVPLRHLEQRRNVSMYVTDIACRPAGRLSGPMVVSMRPIPAELVETATAVTARMPEVHGAPVHAGPARELGIADLSRPDFGDPVEIRPGEVPVFWACGVTPQAALIASRPPFAITHAPGHMFVTDARDTDYLRDPAD encoded by the coding sequence ATGTCCGCACCGCAGGACGGATACGACCCCGCCACCCTCACCGCCGCCCGGGCCCGCGCCCTGTTCCGAGCCGGCACGGTCAGCCCGACGGCGGGCTGGGCCCTCGGACGCACCCAGGCCAACCTCATCGCCGTCCCGAGCGACTGGGCGGCCGACGTGGCGGAGTTCGCCGAGCTGAACGCCGCGCCCTGCCCGGTGCTGGAGCGGACCGCCCCCGGCGCCACCACCTCGAGGCTCGCCCCCGGCGCCGACCTGCGCACCGACCTCCCGCTCTACCGGGTCTGGGAGAACGGCGAGTTGGTCCGCGAGGTGCCCCAGGTCGGCGAGGAGTGGGAGCGCCACGACCTGGTGTCCTTCCTGATCGGCTGCTCGTTCACCTTCGAGGCCGCCCTCCTCGACGCCGGCGTGCCGCTGCGCCACCTGGAGCAGCGGCGGAACGTGTCGATGTACGTCACCGACATCGCCTGCCGCCCGGCCGGGCGGCTCAGCGGCCCGATGGTGGTCTCGATGCGGCCGATCCCGGCGGAGCTGGTCGAGACCGCGACGGCGGTCACCGCCCGGATGCCCGAGGTGCACGGCGCACCCGTACACGCCGGCCCCGCCCGGGAGTTGGGCATCGCCGACCTCTCCCGCCCCGACTTCGGCGACCCGGTCGAGATCAGGCCCGGCGAGGTGCCGGTGTTCTGGGCCTGCGGCGTCACACCGCAGGCCGCCCTGATCGCCTCCCGCCCGCCGTTCGCGATCACCCACGCGCCCGGCCACATGTTCGTCACGGACGCCAGGGACACGGACTACCTCCGCGACCCCGCCGACTGA
- a CDS encoding LamB/YcsF family protein, which produces MATVTSLSRPVLDLNADLGESFGTWRLGDDEALLAVITSANVACGFHAGDPATMRRVCRRAVDAGVSIGAHLGYRDLVGFGRHHLAVDPEDLADESLYQLGALDAFARAAGDRVRHVKPHGALYHAVTTDPGQAAAVVEAVRRFDPALVLVGPAGSELLRCAERAGLATAAEAFADRALEPDGTLRSRRLPDAVLHDPEEVARRCVEFATTGAFTAVDGTPVPVAARTLCLHGDTPGAAALARRVRTALSGAGVALRPLGAPRRAAVSG; this is translated from the coding sequence ATGGCCACGGTCACCTCACTCAGCCGTCCCGTCCTGGACCTCAACGCCGACCTCGGCGAGAGCTTCGGCACCTGGCGGCTCGGCGACGACGAGGCCCTGCTCGCCGTCATCACCTCCGCCAACGTGGCGTGCGGGTTCCACGCCGGCGACCCGGCGACCATGCGCCGGGTCTGCCGGCGGGCCGTCGACGCCGGGGTGTCGATCGGAGCCCACCTCGGCTACCGCGACCTGGTCGGCTTCGGACGCCACCACCTCGCCGTGGACCCCGAGGACCTCGCCGACGAGTCGCTGTACCAGCTCGGCGCCCTCGATGCGTTCGCCCGCGCCGCCGGCGACCGGGTGCGGCACGTGAAACCGCACGGGGCGCTCTACCACGCCGTGACCACCGACCCGGGCCAGGCCGCCGCCGTCGTCGAGGCGGTAAGGCGGTTCGACCCGGCGCTGGTCCTGGTCGGCCCGGCCGGCTCCGAACTGCTGCGGTGCGCCGAGCGGGCCGGGCTCGCCACGGCCGCCGAAGCGTTCGCCGACCGCGCCCTGGAGCCGGACGGCACGCTGCGTTCGCGCCGACTGCCCGACGCCGTCCTGCACGACCCCGAAGAAGTCGCCCGGCGCTGCGTCGAGTTCGCCACCACCGGTGCCTTCACCGCCGTGGACGGCACCCCCGTCCCCGTCGCCGCCCGGACGCTCTGCCTGCACGGTGACACCCCCGGCGCGGCCGCGCTCGCCCGCCGGGTCCGCACCGCGCTGAGCGGGGCCGGCGTCGCGCTGCGCCCGCTGGGCGCGCCGCGTCGTGCGGCGGTGAGCGGGTGA
- a CDS encoding allophanate hydrolase subunit 1, translating to MRVLRCGVRAVLVELDDLDQVTRLHAALTDHPLPGVGELVPAARTLLLRYDPALTDHDRLGAALTALPLRDPERTAGGAVVVPVRYDGADLGDAARHTGLSVAELIARHTAPTYRVAFCGFAPGFAYLTGLDPVLRLPRRAAPRTRVPAGALAVAGEFTGVYPRESPGGWQLLGSTAAVLWDPTADPPSRLTPGTTVRFVDVAAPR from the coding sequence ATGCGCGTCCTGCGCTGCGGTGTCCGGGCGGTGCTGGTCGAGCTGGACGACCTCGACCAGGTGACCCGGCTGCACGCCGCCCTCACCGACCACCCGCTGCCCGGGGTCGGGGAGCTCGTGCCCGCCGCCCGTACCCTGCTGCTCCGCTACGACCCCGCGCTCACCGACCACGACCGCCTCGGTGCCGCCCTCACCGCGCTGCCGCTCCGCGACCCGGAGCGGACGGCGGGCGGGGCGGTGGTCGTACCGGTCCGCTACGACGGCGCCGACCTGGGGGACGCGGCCCGGCACACCGGCCTGAGCGTGGCCGAGCTGATCGCCCGGCACACCGCCCCCACCTACCGGGTCGCGTTCTGCGGCTTCGCCCCCGGCTTCGCGTACCTCACCGGTCTGGACCCGGTCCTGCGGCTGCCCCGCCGCGCCGCCCCGCGCACCCGGGTGCCGGCCGGAGCGCTCGCCGTCGCGGGCGAGTTCACCGGCGTCTACCCCCGCGAGTCGCCCGGCGGTTGGCAGCTGCTGGGCAGCACCGCCGCAGTCCTGTGGGACCCCACCGCCGATCCGCCGTCCCGGCTCACCCCCGGCACCACCGTCCGCTTCGTCGACGTGGCGGCGCCCCGATGA
- a CDS encoding biotin-dependent carboxyltransferase family protein has protein sequence MTALRTGRTVRVLQPGYGATVQDLGRPGHGALGVSPSGAADPDSLRLANRLVGNEESAAALECLLGGLVLAFDHHATVALTGAPCPARAGGRPVGPNAPVRLAPGEQLRLGTATDGLRVYVAVRGGLDTPAVLGSRSTDTLSGLGPERLAAGGLLPVGDRTTGWPAVDLAPRRALPAEPLLRILPGPRDDWFTPAALAALCAAPYTVTEQSDRIGMRLAGPALERVRPGELPSEGTVAGALQVPPSGRPILFLADHPVTGGYPVIAVVHEDDLPLAAQTRPGRTLRFRLAQRPGAPGTATDSPSPVASPRRKIR, from the coding sequence ATGACGGCCCTCCGCACCGGGCGGACCGTCCGCGTCCTGCAGCCCGGCTATGGCGCCACCGTCCAGGACCTCGGCCGGCCCGGCCACGGCGCGCTGGGCGTCAGCCCGTCCGGCGCCGCCGACCCGGACAGCCTGCGGCTGGCGAACCGGCTGGTCGGCAACGAGGAGTCCGCCGCCGCCCTCGAGTGCCTGCTGGGCGGGCTGGTCCTGGCCTTCGACCACCACGCCACCGTCGCGCTCACCGGAGCCCCCTGCCCGGCCCGGGCCGGCGGGCGGCCGGTCGGCCCGAACGCCCCTGTCCGCCTCGCGCCGGGCGAGCAGCTGCGGCTCGGCACCGCGACCGACGGCCTGCGCGTGTACGTGGCCGTGCGCGGCGGCCTCGACACCCCCGCGGTGCTCGGCTCCCGCTCGACGGACACCCTCTCCGGCCTCGGCCCGGAACGCCTCGCGGCAGGCGGCCTCCTCCCCGTCGGCGACCGGACCACCGGCTGGCCGGCCGTCGACCTCGCCCCGCGTCGGGCCCTCCCGGCCGAACCGCTGCTGCGGATCCTGCCCGGCCCCCGCGACGACTGGTTCACCCCCGCCGCGCTCGCCGCGCTCTGCGCCGCGCCGTACACCGTGACCGAGCAGAGCGACCGGATCGGCATGCGGCTGGCCGGCCCCGCGCTGGAGCGCGTCCGCCCCGGCGAACTCCCCTCCGAGGGCACCGTCGCGGGCGCCCTCCAAGTCCCGCCCTCGGGCCGGCCGATCCTCTTCCTCGCCGACCACCCGGTCACCGGCGGCTACCCCGTGATCGCCGTCGTCCACGAGGACGACCTCCCCCTCGCCGCCCAGACCCGCCCCGGCCGCACCCTGCGCTTCCGCCTCGCCCAGCGCCCTGGAGCTCCGGGCACTGCAACTGACTCGCCGTCGCCAGTAGCATCGCCCCGCCGGAAGATCCGATGA
- a CDS encoding serine/threonine-protein kinase, whose protein sequence is MTDGQQRTEMPPLRPDDPREVAGYQLLRRIGEGGMGAVYLSRTRGGQPVAVKVIRGEYARDEEFRRRFQQEVAAARLVQGYHVVPVVDHDATGATPWLACRYVPGLALDEVLDRFGPLPTETVLQLIGCAAEALRAVHAAGVIHRDLKPGNVLLGADGPWVIDFGIARAADATQLTRSGGLIGTPQYMSPEHALGEPLTGASDVFSLGLIAAVAATGRHPYGDSGAITLATRIANTEARPPSLADYPAELRPLLERCLAADPADRATPAEIAALCEAAAGRPLRDFDRWLPPAPATAIAQREAAVQRALATDATLPPGYTPTVLSAPAHHPAPAAPPGHYAAAPTATAAPAPHPGYPPAPVTPPTSRRRRQRIIGAAVAAVVLAGVVYSATNSDKTPGTTGGQPTAGAPTGAHGTTPAAVPPAVKVRYGPAEITAETNSYLDLDTTPPVTGAQRGELFLGATAGAPTLTDGKSLVAIVKVPAAAPTPTPVDCAGLISRDGGYNIDDLTKGDRYCYRTPEGRMALLVVDSSPKQLDSVRFTVTVWEQSH, encoded by the coding sequence ATGACGGACGGTCAGCAGAGAACCGAGATGCCGCCGCTGCGGCCGGACGATCCGCGTGAGGTGGCCGGGTACCAGCTGCTCCGGCGGATCGGGGAGGGCGGGATGGGGGCGGTCTACCTCTCCCGGACCCGGGGCGGGCAGCCGGTGGCGGTCAAGGTGATCCGGGGGGAGTACGCCCGGGACGAGGAGTTCCGGCGGCGGTTCCAGCAGGAGGTGGCGGCGGCGCGGCTGGTGCAGGGGTACCACGTGGTGCCGGTGGTCGACCACGACGCCACCGGGGCGACGCCCTGGCTGGCCTGCCGGTACGTGCCGGGGCTGGCCCTGGACGAGGTGCTGGACCGGTTCGGGCCGCTGCCCACGGAGACGGTGCTGCAGCTGATCGGCTGCGCCGCCGAGGCGCTCCGGGCCGTCCACGCCGCCGGCGTGATCCACCGCGACCTCAAGCCCGGCAACGTCCTGCTCGGCGCGGACGGCCCCTGGGTGATCGACTTCGGCATCGCCCGCGCCGCCGACGCCACCCAACTCACCCGCAGCGGCGGCCTGATCGGCACCCCGCAGTACATGTCCCCCGAGCACGCCCTCGGCGAGCCCCTCACCGGCGCCTCCGACGTGTTCTCGCTCGGCCTGATCGCCGCCGTCGCCGCCACCGGGCGGCACCCGTACGGAGACAGCGGCGCGATCACCCTCGCCACCCGGATCGCCAACACCGAGGCCCGCCCGCCGAGCCTGGCCGACTATCCGGCCGAGCTCCGCCCACTGCTCGAACGCTGCCTGGCCGCCGACCCCGCCGACCGGGCCACCCCCGCCGAGATCGCGGCGCTCTGCGAGGCGGCGGCCGGCCGGCCGCTCCGCGACTTCGACCGCTGGCTCCCCCCGGCCCCGGCCACGGCGATCGCCCAGCGCGAGGCCGCCGTCCAGCGGGCCCTGGCCACCGACGCCACCCTGCCCCCGGGCTACACCCCGACCGTCCTCTCGGCCCCGGCGCACCACCCCGCACCGGCCGCCCCGCCCGGTCACTACGCCGCCGCGCCGACGGCAACCGCCGCACCCGCGCCCCACCCGGGCTACCCGCCGGCCCCGGTCACCCCGCCGACCTCCCGCCGTCGGCGGCAACGGATCATCGGTGCCGCCGTCGCCGCGGTCGTCCTCGCCGGCGTGGTGTACTCGGCGACCAACAGCGACAAGACCCCGGGTACGACCGGCGGTCAGCCCACGGCCGGCGCCCCGACGGGGGCCCACGGCACCACCCCGGCCGCCGTCCCACCCGCCGTCAAGGTCCGGTACGGCCCGGCCGAGATCACCGCCGAGACCAACAGCTACCTCGACCTCGACACCACCCCGCCGGTCACCGGCGCCCAGCGGGGTGAGCTCTTTCTGGGGGCCACCGCCGGGGCGCCGACCCTGACCGACGGCAAGTCGCTGGTGGCGATCGTGAAGGTCCCCGCCGCCGCCCCGACCCCGACCCCGGTGGACTGCGCCGGCCTGATCAGCCGGGACGGCGGCTACAACATCGACGACCTCACCAAGGGCGACCGCTACTGCTACCGGACCCCCGAGGGCCGGATGGCGCTCCTGGTGGTCGACTCCTCCCCCAAGCAGCTCGACTCGGTGCGCTTCACCGTCACCGTCTGGGAGCAGAGCCACTAG
- a CDS encoding FAD-binding dehydrogenase, producing the protein MALDADVIVIGAGLAGLVATAELAEAGRRVILLDQEPAASLGGQAHWSFGGLFLVDSPEQRRLRIRDSRELAWQDWLGTAGFDRPEDEWPRRWAEAYVDFAAGEKRAWLRAQGLKLFPVVGWAERGGLNADGPGNSVPRFHITWGTGPGVVEPFARRVRAAAARGLVELRFRHRVTGLAATAGAVDTVRGEVLVPSPVARGEASSREVAGEFELRAQAVVVTSGGIGGNHELVRKAWPARLGTPPERMLSGVPAHVDGLMLGQVGAAGGRLINGDRMWHYTEGIENWNPIWPQHGIRILPGPSSLWLDARGRRLPVPLFPGFDTLGTLEHIMTTGHEYTWFVLTQKIIEKEFALSGSEQNPDLTGRSVREVLRRALPGAPAPVEAFKRHGADFVVADSLSELVAGMNAKTAEPLIEEAALRREIEARDRELANPFGKDLQLTAVQGARRYLGDRLIRTAAPHRLLDPKAGPLIAVRLHVLTRKSLGGLETDLDGRVLREGGAPLEGVYAAGEAAGFGGGGMHGYRSLEGTFLGGCLFSGRAAGRAAARATG; encoded by the coding sequence GTGGCCCTGGACGCCGACGTCATCGTGATCGGGGCGGGGCTGGCCGGTCTGGTCGCCACCGCCGAGCTGGCCGAGGCCGGGCGGCGGGTGATCCTGCTGGACCAGGAGCCGGCCGCCTCGCTGGGCGGCCAGGCGCACTGGTCGTTCGGCGGGCTGTTCCTGGTCGATTCGCCCGAGCAGCGGCGGCTGCGGATCCGCGATTCGCGCGAACTCGCCTGGCAGGACTGGCTCGGCACCGCCGGGTTCGACCGCCCCGAGGACGAGTGGCCGCGCCGGTGGGCCGAGGCGTACGTGGATTTCGCGGCGGGTGAGAAAAGGGCTTGGTTGCGTGCGCAGGGGCTGAAGCTCTTTCCGGTGGTCGGCTGGGCCGAGCGCGGCGGGTTGAACGCCGACGGGCCGGGCAATTCCGTGCCGCGGTTCCACATCACCTGGGGCACCGGGCCGGGTGTGGTCGAGCCGTTCGCCCGCCGGGTGCGGGCGGCCGCCGCGCGCGGGCTGGTCGAGCTGCGGTTCCGGCACCGGGTGACCGGGCTGGCCGCCACCGCCGGGGCGGTGGACACCGTGCGGGGCGAGGTGCTGGTGCCGAGCCCGGTGGCCCGGGGCGAGGCGAGCTCGCGGGAGGTGGCCGGGGAGTTCGAACTCCGGGCCCAGGCCGTGGTGGTGACCTCGGGCGGGATCGGCGGCAACCACGAGCTGGTGCGCAAGGCCTGGCCGGCCCGGCTCGGCACACCGCCGGAGCGGATGCTCTCCGGGGTGCCCGCGCACGTGGACGGGCTGATGCTCGGTCAGGTCGGCGCGGCGGGCGGCCGGCTGATCAACGGCGACCGGATGTGGCACTACACGGAGGGCATCGAGAACTGGAACCCGATCTGGCCGCAGCACGGCATCCGGATCCTGCCCGGCCCCTCCTCGCTCTGGCTGGACGCCCGCGGCCGTCGGCTCCCCGTGCCGCTCTTCCCCGGCTTCGACACCCTGGGCACGCTGGAGCACATCATGACCACGGGCCACGAGTACACCTGGTTCGTGCTCACCCAGAAGATCATCGAGAAGGAGTTCGCCCTCTCCGGCTCCGAGCAGAACCCCGACCTGACCGGCCGCAGCGTCCGCGAGGTGCTGCGCCGCGCCCTGCCCGGCGCCCCCGCGCCGGTGGAGGCGTTCAAGCGGCACGGGGCGGACTTCGTGGTGGCCGATTCGCTCTCCGAGCTGGTGGCCGGGATGAACGCCAAGACCGCCGAGCCGCTGATCGAGGAGGCCGCGCTGCGGCGGGAGATCGAGGCCCGCGACCGGGAGTTGGCCAACCCCTTCGGCAAGGACCTCCAGCTCACCGCCGTCCAGGGCGCCCGCCGCTACCTGGGCGACCGGCTGATCCGCACCGCCGCCCCGCACCGCCTGCTCGACCCCAAGGCCGGCCCGCTGATCGCCGTCCGGCTGCACGTGCTGACCCGCAAGTCGCTGGGCGGGTTGGAGACCGACCTGGACGGGCGGGTGCTGCGGGAGGGCGGTGCCCCGCTGGAGGGGGTGTACGCGGCGGGCGAGGCGGCGGGCTTCGGCGGGGGCGGGATGCACGGCTACCGTTCGCTGGAGGGTACGTTCCTCGGGGGCTGCCTCTTCTCCGGGCGGGCGGCCGGACGGGCGGCGGCGCGGGCCACTGGCTGA
- a CDS encoding SGNH/GDSL hydrolase family protein codes for MKRSALFGAAVFAAALAALAPTAAHAAAPTGKYVALGDSYAAGAGVPGQSAGLCLRSDHNYGHLVAATIGSSAYTDVTCSAAKVNALTSPQYDAFIKVNDPQLDAVDSATKLVTLGIGGNDLGTSDLGIADVIATCIAGAVVNPLGTPCHDHYGHGYWNWSDWAWEYGDDTLVDRIDAAAPQLADALQRIHAKAPDAKVVVVGYPSVLPQDASTCFGKQPITTGDVAYLRTVLLKLNSTLADTSAANGATYVDTTAVTAGHDVCSADRWIEGALPGSPAVPFHPNALGEQAMAKAVLNALR; via the coding sequence ATGAAGCGCTCCGCCCTGTTCGGCGCCGCCGTGTTCGCCGCCGCCCTCGCCGCGCTCGCCCCCACCGCCGCGCACGCCGCCGCCCCGACCGGCAAGTACGTGGCCCTCGGCGACTCCTACGCCGCCGGCGCCGGGGTGCCCGGGCAGTCCGCCGGGCTCTGCCTGCGGTCGGACCACAACTACGGGCACCTGGTGGCCGCCACCATCGGCAGCTCCGCCTACACCGACGTGACCTGCTCGGCGGCGAAGGTCAACGCGCTCACCTCGCCGCAGTACGACGCCTTCATCAAGGTCAACGACCCTCAACTCGACGCGGTGGACTCGGCCACCAAGCTGGTCACCCTGGGCATCGGCGGCAACGACCTCGGCACCTCCGACCTGGGCATCGCCGACGTGATCGCCACCTGCATCGCGGGCGCCGTGGTCAACCCGCTCGGCACCCCCTGCCACGACCACTACGGCCACGGCTACTGGAACTGGAGCGACTGGGCCTGGGAGTACGGCGACGACACCCTGGTGGACCGGATCGACGCCGCCGCCCCGCAGCTGGCCGACGCCCTCCAGCGGATCCACGCCAAGGCCCCCGACGCCAAGGTGGTCGTGGTCGGCTACCCCTCGGTGCTGCCGCAGGACGCCTCGACCTGCTTCGGCAAGCAGCCGATCACCACCGGCGACGTGGCCTACCTGCGCACCGTCCTGCTGAAGCTCAACTCCACACTGGCCGACACCTCGGCCGCCAACGGCGCCACCTACGTGGACACCACGGCCGTCACGGCCGGCCACGACGTCTGCTCCGCCGACCGCTGGATCGAGGGCGCGCTGCCGGGCTCCCCGGCCGTCCCCTTCCACCCCAACGCACTCGGTGAGCAGGCGATGGCCAAGGCGGTACTGAACGCACTGCGGTAA